One genomic window of Stigmatella ashevillena includes the following:
- a CDS encoding DUSAM domain-containing protein, whose product MTAELDWEPIRALGQRIIERGEPLELSDEVRTLLQRSAEEVALSPKDAASALRSVPTATTLLGEITRRIDEGSDRLCKAEIRASDLQDAGDLESACKLMEEVLAIEIVPHYRRIAESQLRRATRLKSVASSGQADPKLSVREQIPVLLHRVQQGQPLELTEGMRAFLRRAAADVGMSETETEPALATPESGGALLGQIMGRFRDASDRLKSAMYRMTELRDAGDLEGARQQIRNWLAVEVIPRFRRASEEQLAGLDEQPPAS is encoded by the coding sequence ATGACCGCTGAGCTTGACTGGGAACCCATTCGCGCACTGGGACAACGAATCATCGAGCGCGGTGAACCGCTCGAACTCTCGGACGAGGTACGTACTCTCTTGCAGCGTTCCGCAGAAGAAGTAGCGCTCTCTCCAAAGGACGCGGCGAGCGCTCTACGCAGTGTGCCCACGGCCACAACGCTGCTGGGAGAGATCACGCGCCGCATTGATGAGGGCTCGGACCGTCTCTGCAAGGCTGAAATCCGGGCATCCGACCTCCAGGATGCAGGCGACCTGGAAAGCGCATGCAAGCTGATGGAAGAGGTGCTCGCCATTGAGATCGTTCCGCACTACCGGAGGATAGCCGAGTCCCAGCTTCGCAGGGCGACCCGGCTCAAGTCGGTTGCCTCAAGCGGACAGGCAGATCCGAAGCTCTCTGTCCGTGAACAGATCCCCGTCCTTCTGCACCGCGTCCAGCAAGGGCAGCCTCTGGAACTCACCGAGGGGATGCGCGCCTTCCTTCGCCGGGCCGCCGCTGACGTGGGCATGAGCGAGACCGAGACGGAACCGGCGCTAGCCACTCCTGAGAGTGGCGGGGCGCTTCTCGGGCAGATCATGGGGCGCTTCCGTGATGCCTCAGACCGGCTCAAGAGCGCCATGTACCGAATGACGGAACTCCGGGATGCTGGAGATCTCGAAGGAGCACGCCAGCAGATCCGCAACTGGCTGGCCGTAGAGGTCATCCCGAGGTTCCGCCGTGCCTCCGAGGAGCAGCTAGCGGGCTTGGACGAGCAACCCCCGGCATCGTGA